From the genome of Arcobacter sp. F2176, one region includes:
- a CDS encoding quinone-dependent dihydroorotate dehydrogenase, giving the protein MFSYNTLKKVLFKFQPETAHYLAEFGLTKLPYCRSLNNYMVNKNFIFDHKLSQDILGITFKNPVGLAAGFDKNATMIESMMALGFGYTEIGTMTPRAQDGNPKPRMFRYPEQKTVQNAMGFNNKGSYDVAKNLRKVFPYTIPVGANIGKNKTTPENMALSDYKILINKFKDISDYLVINISSPNTPNLRDLQNEKFITELFTMGKKLTNKPIFLKIAPDMEAKTAVDLCKTAIKSGAAGIIATNTTIDYDLLPGCQSFGGLSGAVLSEKSYELFKEIAKELFGKTILVSVGGISTPEDAYRRIKAGASLIQVYSGMIFEGPAMVRKINEGILKLLDEDGFSNINQAIGADLK; this is encoded by the coding sequence TTGTTTAGCTATAACACATTAAAAAAAGTATTATTTAAATTTCAACCAGAAACTGCACATTATCTTGCTGAATTTGGACTAACAAAATTGCCTTATTGCCGAAGTTTAAACAACTATATGGTTAATAAAAATTTTATATTTGACCATAAATTATCTCAAGATATTTTAGGCATTACTTTTAAAAATCCTGTTGGTTTAGCTGCTGGATTTGACAAAAATGCTACGATGATAGAATCAATGATGGCTTTAGGTTTTGGCTACACTGAAATTGGGACTATGACGCCAAGAGCACAAGATGGAAATCCAAAGCCTAGAATGTTTAGATATCCAGAACAAAAAACAGTTCAAAATGCTATGGGATTTAATAATAAGGGTTCATACGATGTAGCTAAAAATCTTAGAAAAGTTTTTCCTTATACTATTCCAGTGGGTGCAAATATTGGTAAAAATAAAACTACACCTGAAAATATGGCATTAAGTGATTATAAGATTTTAATAAATAAATTTAAAGATATAAGTGATTATTTGGTTATAAACATTTCTAGTCCAAATACACCAAATCTTAGAGATTTACAAAATGAAAAATTTATAACAGAACTTTTTACGATGGGGAAAAAGCTTACAAATAAACCTATATTTTTAAAAATAGCTCCAGATATGGAAGCTAAAACTGCTGTTGATTTATGCAAAACAGCTATAAAATCAGGAGCTGCTGGTATTATTGCCACAAATACAACTATTGATTATGATTTACTTCCTGGATGCCAAAGCTTTGGTGGACTAAGTGGTGCTGTTTTAAGTGAAAAGTCATATGAATTATTTAAAGAAATAGCTAAAGAGTTATTTGGAAAAACAATTTTAGTATCTGTGGGTGGTATTTCAACACCAGAAGATGCTTACAGAAGAATCAAAGCAGGTGCTTCACTTATCCAAGTATATTCTGGTATGATTTTTGAAGGTCCAGCAATGGTTAGAAAAATAAATGAAGGAATTTTAAAACTTCTTGATGAAGATGGTTTTTCAAATATAAATCAAGCAATTGGTGCTGATTTAAAATAA
- a CDS encoding Fur family transcriptional regulator, with product MENSSRLLKEFNLKVTPQRLAIVEELYHKGHINIDELYASMLSKFPSISLATIYKNVNSMVEKFFISEVKIPNEKSVYELIKEEHSHLVCEKCKKIEDIIIDTSSVLKELESQSKFNVKHANVVFTGVCSECAK from the coding sequence ATGGAAAATTCTAGTAGATTATTAAAAGAGTTTAATTTGAAAGTAACACCTCAAAGATTAGCTATAGTTGAAGAACTTTATCATAAAGGTCATATAAATATTGATGAACTTTATGCAAGTATGTTAAGTAAGTTCCCTTCAATTTCACTAGCAACGATTTATAAAAATGTAAATTCGATGGTAGAGAAATTTTTTATATCTGAGGTAAAAATACCTAATGAAAAATCTGTTTATGAACTGATAAAAGAGGAACACTCTCATTTAGTTTGTGAAAAGTGTAAAAAAATTGAAGATATAATTATAGATACTTCTAGTGTTTTAAAAGAATTAGAATCTCAAAGTAAATTTAATGTAAAACATGCAAATGTAGTTTTTACAGGTGTATGTTCAGAGTGTGCAAAATAG
- a CDS encoding endonuclease/exonuclease/phosphatase family protein produces MIIRTIFLIFFTYNLTLAKDFTVASYNVENFFDLKYDKTEYKEFIPNTKSNWNKTTYTTKLKHIIKVINDLNKDIVALQEVESKQAFDELAKNLPQYKYSIFKKYKTSSIGLAILSKYEISDYELIDVKHSKVNRPILKVTLNIDNHKFIVFNNHWPSKRKEENQRVLYAQAIEEYIKNLNEDVDYVILGDLNSNYNEFETFKYSKLNNTYDLTGINDVLNTSIKGKFISKNEILKYNKKVHYNLWLELNYNQRFSYKFRGENETPDNIVLPKALFDDKNISYVNDSFQVFKPEYLIKNGRIFRWEMKNNIHQNRGYSDHLPILATFTTEKVKKQIPIKADLISELYSKTNISFPILLSNINLVYKTDNVAIIKQKNDRAIFVYKDVSKLKYDKNYTIKINQTKRFNGLLEINDFQILDEKEDKLDKKSLFLDASKYDILEYKFQNEMINNISGIIQNNYLNYIFKNEKRKIRVYVKNKELLPKNGQKITIINAHLGFYKSKPQIILYKKSDYKYVD; encoded by the coding sequence ATGATAATAAGAACTATATTTCTAATATTTTTTACATATAACCTAACTCTTGCAAAAGATTTTACAGTAGCTTCTTATAATGTGGAAAATTTCTTTGATTTAAAATATGACAAAACAGAATATAAAGAGTTTATTCCAAATACTAAATCAAACTGGAACAAAACAACATACACCACAAAACTAAAACATATAATAAAAGTAATAAATGACTTAAATAAAGATATAGTTGCATTACAAGAAGTAGAATCAAAACAAGCCTTTGATGAACTTGCAAAAAATTTACCCCAATACAAATACTCAATTTTCAAAAAATACAAAACTTCAAGCATAGGACTAGCAATACTAAGTAAATATGAGATTAGCGATTATGAGCTCATTGATGTAAAACACTCAAAAGTCAATCGCCCTATTTTAAAAGTGACTTTAAATATAGACAATCACAAATTTATTGTTTTTAATAATCATTGGCCATCAAAAAGAAAAGAAGAAAACCAAAGAGTTTTATATGCCCAAGCCATAGAAGAGTATATAAAAAATTTAAATGAAGATGTAGATTATGTTATTTTGGGAGATTTAAATTCAAATTACAATGAATTTGAAACTTTCAAATACTCAAAACTAAATAATACTTATGATTTAACAGGCATAAATGATGTTTTAAATACTTCTATTAAGGGTAAGTTTATCTCTAAAAATGAGATTTTAAAATATAATAAAAAAGTACATTACAATTTATGGTTAGAGTTAAATTATAATCAAAGATTTTCTTATAAGTTTAGAGGTGAAAATGAGACTCCTGATAATATTGTTTTACCAAAAGCTTTATTTGATGATAAAAATATCTCCTATGTAAATGATAGCTTTCAAGTCTTTAAACCAGAATATTTAATAAAAAATGGAAGAATATTTAGATGGGAGATGAAAAACAATATTCATCAAAACAGAGGTTATTCTGATCATTTACCTATTTTAGCAACATTTACAACTGAAAAAGTAAAAAAACAAATACCAATAAAAGCTGATTTGATAAGTGAACTTTATAGTAAAACCAATATCTCTTTTCCTATACTCTTATCTAATATAAACTTGGTGTATAAAACAGATAATGTAGCCATCATAAAACAAAAAAATGACCGAGCAATATTTGTTTACAAAGATGTATCAAAATTAAAATATGACAAAAATTACACCATAAAAATAAATCAAACAAAAAGATTCAATGGACTATTAGAAATAAATGATTTCCAAATATTAGATGAAAAAGAAGATAAGTTAGATAAAAAATCTCTTTTTTTAGATGCTTCAAAATATGATATATTGGAATACAAGTTTCAAAATGAAATGATAAACAATATCTCAGGGATTATTCAAAACAACTATTTAAACTATATTTTTAAAAATGAAAAAAGAAAAATAAGAGTTTATGTAAAGAATAAAGAACTTTTACCAAAAAATGGGCAAAAAATTACTATAATAAATGCTCATTTAGGTTTTTATAAATCAAAACCACAAATTATACTCTATAAAAAAAGTGACTATAAATATGTTGATTAA
- a CDS encoding ferritin family protein: MRQHESYKCNKCGNIIEVSNVGGGTLSCCGEEMACITTDLTSVVLMKAFAGESMARNKYEYYAKVAQKEGYRDIAEHFQRAANNEKMHAKLEYKAYNVLNYDREFANTSENLQLAADGENYENTTMYPDFAKIAKDEGHKDIARMLEMIGKIEIEHENMYKSLKQRLDSGAEYVSEDEEEEWICEVCGHVHRGKKALKMCPVCKHPQEYQSRLNSKK, encoded by the coding sequence ATGAGACAACACGAATCTTATAAATGTAATAAATGTGGAAATATAATAGAAGTATCAAATGTTGGTGGAGGAACTCTATCTTGCTGTGGTGAAGAAATGGCCTGTATTACGACTGATTTAACATCAGTCGTTCTAATGAAAGCTTTTGCAGGTGAATCAATGGCTAGAAATAAATATGAATATTATGCAAAAGTTGCCCAAAAAGAAGGATACAGAGATATCGCTGAACACTTCCAAAGAGCTGCCAATAATGAAAAAATGCATGCTAAACTAGAATATAAAGCTTACAATGTTTTAAATTATGACAGAGAGTTTGCTAATACAAGTGAAAATCTTCAACTTGCAGCTGATGGTGAAAACTATGAAAATACAACTATGTATCCAGACTTTGCAAAAATTGCAAAAGATGAAGGACACAAAGATATTGCAAGAATGTTAGAAATGATTGGTAAAATCGAAATAGAACATGAAAATATGTACAAAAGTTTAAAACAAAGACTTGATTCTGGTGCTGAATATGTTAGCGAAGATGAAGAAGAAGAATGGATTTGTGAAGTTTGTGGACATGTTCATAGAGGTAAAAAAGCTCTTAAAATGTGCCCTGTATGTAAACACCCTCAAGAGTATCAATCAAGATTAAACTCTAAAAAATAA
- a CDS encoding ABC transporter ATP-binding protein encodes MREFFKQYIPYYKNYILKFFYAFIGMLLAAGGTSGSAYVVKPLLDEIFIAKNAEMLQIIPFMVIALYFAKGFGGYIQAYYISYIGQDIVRIVRDKLLAHVLTLDIDFFQKKHGGELISRITNDINRIQSAVSSQIAEIIRESMTIIALIGVVIYQSAELAFYGLVVLPMAIYPLTVLAKKMKKLSFRSQESNSDITSNLSETFNNIEIIKANSTEFLEAKKFQAHNKNFFNINIKAVKTNELVSPLMETLGAIALAVVIIVGGKEVIEGELTVGSFFSFMTALFMLYTPIKRLSSLYNKMQNALAANERVNEIFNTKATILNGEDLFPQNIETIEFKNTQLKYDGFTALKNINLKASKGEKIALVGDSGGGKSSLVNLIIRFYEISEGEILFNDKSIKNIDIKSLRDQISIVTQRVYIFNDTISQNVAYGQELDEQRVIDALKQAHAYNFVMSLENGVHTKLDEFGTNLSGGQRQRIAIARALYKKPQILILDEATSALDNESESIISEVIDEVSKDKITFVIAHRLSTIKSADRIAVFKDGKIVCQDTEKELLKNCNEYQRLHNLANI; translated from the coding sequence ATGAGAGAATTTTTTAAACAATACATACCCTATTATAAAAATTATATTTTAAAATTTTTCTACGCTTTTATTGGTATGTTATTAGCTGCTGGTGGAACTAGTGGGAGTGCATATGTTGTCAAACCCTTATTAGATGAAATATTTATTGCAAAAAATGCTGAAATGTTACAGATTATTCCTTTTATGGTTATAGCATTATATTTTGCTAAAGGTTTTGGGGGCTATATTCAAGCATATTATATATCTTATATTGGACAAGATATTGTAAGAATCGTTAGAGATAAACTATTAGCTCATGTATTAACTTTAGACATTGATTTTTTTCAAAAAAAACATGGGGGAGAATTAATTTCTCGTATCACAAATGATATAAATAGAATTCAATCAGCGGTTTCAAGTCAAATTGCTGAAATTATTAGAGAAAGTATGACAATTATTGCCTTAATAGGTGTTGTTATATACCAAAGCGCAGAATTAGCATTTTATGGTTTAGTTGTACTTCCAATGGCAATTTACCCACTTACAGTGCTAGCTAAAAAGATGAAAAAACTATCATTTAGATCTCAAGAATCAAATTCTGATATTACTTCTAATTTAAGTGAGACTTTTAACAACATAGAGATAATAAAAGCAAATTCAACAGAGTTTTTAGAAGCTAAAAAATTTCAAGCACATAATAAAAACTTTTTTAATATAAATATAAAAGCTGTAAAAACAAATGAACTAGTTTCTCCTCTTATGGAAACATTAGGTGCAATTGCACTTGCAGTAGTAATAATTGTGGGAGGGAAAGAAGTAATAGAAGGTGAACTAACAGTTGGTTCATTTTTCTCATTTATGACAGCATTATTTATGTTATACACTCCTATAAAAAGATTATCAAGTTTATATAATAAAATGCAAAATGCCTTAGCTGCGAATGAAAGAGTTAATGAAATATTTAATACAAAAGCAACAATTTTAAATGGAGAAGACTTATTCCCTCAAAATATTGAAACAATAGAATTTAAAAATACTCAACTGAAATATGATGGTTTTACAGCACTAAAGAATATAAATTTAAAAGCCTCAAAAGGTGAAAAAATTGCTTTAGTTGGAGATAGTGGTGGAGGAAAATCTTCATTGGTAAATTTAATTATTAGATTCTATGAAATAAGTGAAGGTGAAATACTTTTTAATGACAAATCAATAAAAAATATTGATATAAAATCATTAAGAGATCAAATATCAATTGTCACACAAAGAGTCTATATTTTCAATGATACAATTTCTCAAAATGTAGCTTATGGACAAGAACTTGATGAACAAAGAGTTATTGATGCACTTAAACAAGCCCATGCTTATAACTTTGTAATGTCACTTGAAAATGGAGTTCATACAAAACTTGATGAATTTGGAACAAATTTAAGTGGTGGTCAGAGACAAAGAATAGCAATAGCTAGAGCTTTATACAAAAAACCTCAAATACTTATTTTAGATGAAGCAACTTCAGCCCTTGATAATGAAAGTGAATCTATTATCTCAGAAGTTATTGATGAAGTAAGTAAAGACAAAATCACATTTGTTATAGCACATAGATTAAGTACTATTAAAAGTGCAGATAGAATTGCTGTATTTAAAGATGGAAAAATAGTTTGCCAAGATACAGAAAAAGAACTATTAAAAAATTGTAATGAGTATCAACGACTTCATAACCTAGCAAATATTTGA
- a CDS encoding DNA starvation/stationary phase protection protein, translating into MKNLTKQLKVIQASSLVMFTKVHNYHWNIKGMQFFPIHEMTEKIYGEFSSIYDDTAERLLQLGDKPVILLDELSKTSIIKEDEKTDFDAKYVLENILADFEIFMSEFKKLSTLANKNNDTTTVAFADENIAHLEKNIWMIKATLN; encoded by the coding sequence ATGAAAAATTTAACAAAACAATTAAAAGTTATCCAAGCAAGTTCTCTTGTAATGTTTACAAAAGTACATAACTACCATTGGAATATAAAAGGTATGCAGTTCTTCCCAATACATGAAATGACTGAAAAAATTTATGGTGAATTTAGTTCAATATATGATGATACAGCAGAAAGATTATTACAATTAGGAGATAAGCCAGTTATTTTATTGGATGAATTATCTAAAACATCTATTATAAAAGAAGATGAAAAAACTGATTTTGATGCTAAATATGTATTAGAAAATATATTAGCTGACTTTGAAATATTTATGTCAGAATTTAAAAAACTATCAACATTGGCAAATAAAAACAATGATACTACTACTGTAGCATTTGCAGATGAAAATATTGCACATTTAGAAAAAAACATCTGGATGATAAAAGCAACACTTAACTAA
- the murJ gene encoding murein biosynthesis integral membrane protein MurJ yields the protein MLIKSIFTNSSGILVSRILGFVRDLLTASILGANIYSDIFFVAFKLPNLFRRIFAEGAFTQAFIPAYAKTKQKIRFTSAIFLQFLALILFLSLLVTLFSKFITHVIALGFDTKTVELAAPLVAINFYYLPMIFIVTFMAALLQYKHHFATTAFSTALLNLALIAALLLSKDLGKYEITYYMSYGVLVGGLLQILVHLIAIKKKNLLKVFTFNKINISENKFYKNFISATVGSSTSHISAFLDTWLASFLVSGSISYLYYANRVFQLPLALFAIATSTALFPMIARAIKNKDEDNALRLMRKSTIILTALLAISTLIGIVFDNFIVQLLFQRGAFTSTDTTNTALILSMYLIGLIPFGIAKIFSLWLYSHEKQFLAAKISMKALGFNIVFSLLLITPYGAAGLAFASTLSGFILFFLTIKEFGFRKFKQLIFSK from the coding sequence ATGTTGATTAAATCTATTTTTACAAATAGTAGTGGAATTTTAGTATCAAGAATACTAGGCTTTGTAAGGGATTTGCTTACTGCTTCTATTTTAGGAGCAAATATATACTCTGATATATTTTTTGTAGCTTTTAAACTACCAAACCTATTTAGAAGAATCTTTGCAGAAGGTGCTTTTACCCAAGCATTTATTCCAGCTTACGCAAAAACGAAACAAAAAATAAGATTTACTAGTGCAATATTTTTACAATTTTTAGCTCTTATTTTATTTCTTTCACTTTTAGTAACCCTATTTTCAAAGTTTATCACACATGTTATAGCTTTAGGATTTGATACTAAAACTGTGGAGCTAGCAGCCCCACTTGTGGCAATAAACTTTTACTATTTGCCTATGATATTTATAGTTACATTTATGGCTGCTCTTTTACAGTATAAACATCACTTTGCTACTACTGCTTTTTCAACAGCCCTACTAAATCTAGCACTAATAGCAGCACTTCTTTTATCAAAAGACTTGGGAAAATATGAGATAACATATTACATGTCTTATGGTGTTTTAGTTGGGGGATTATTACAAATTTTAGTACATCTTATTGCTATAAAAAAGAAAAACTTACTTAAAGTTTTCACTTTCAATAAAATAAATATAAGTGAAAATAAGTTTTACAAAAACTTTATAAGTGCTACAGTAGGAAGTTCAACTTCACATATCTCTGCATTTTTAGATACTTGGTTAGCTTCATTTTTAGTAAGTGGCTCTATTTCTTATTTGTACTATGCAAATAGAGTTTTTCAGCTTCCTTTAGCACTTTTTGCAATAGCAACTTCAACTGCACTTTTTCCTATGATTGCACGAGCTATTAAAAATAAAGATGAAGATAATGCCTTAAGACTAATGAGAAAATCAACTATAATATTAACAGCCTTACTTGCAATTTCAACTCTAATAGGAATTGTTTTTGATAATTTTATAGTTCAATTACTTTTCCAAAGAGGTGCTTTTACAAGTACTGATACTACAAATACAGCTTTGATACTTAGTATGTATTTAATAGGACTTATTCCCTTTGGAATAGCAAAGATATTTTCCCTTTGGTTATACTCACATGAAAAGCAATTTTTAGCTGCAAAAATCTCTATGAAAGCACTTGGCTTTAATATAGTTTTTTCACTTCTTTTAATCACCCCTTATGGAGCAGCAGGATTAGCTTTTGCATCAACATTAAGTGGATTTATTCTATTTTTTCTTACAATAAAAGAGTTTGGATTTAGAAAATTTAAACAACTTATTTTTAGCAAATAA